One Deltaproteobacteria bacterium genomic region harbors:
- a CDS encoding YicC family protein, protein MIRSMTGFGAGRGEAGGETVSVELRAVNAKFCEVKARLPRELAALEPELVKSIKSRISRGAVDVFVRRETTAARGPAPRADLALAAAYAKAFRDLKDSLGLAGEPSVQDLAAMDGVISLGEAAPDLESAAAALQHGLAAAIEALDVMRRREGEALARDLSARLDNVEKGAREVSRLAPLQIQAVRERLSTRIAELTQGVPLDPARLAQEVALFADRTDVAEELTRLGSHISQARGLIRSEAPAGRKLEFLVQELNREINTIGSKSQQAAIAAVVVELKSELERVREQVQNVE, encoded by the coding sequence TTGATCCGCTCGATGACCGGCTTCGGCGCGGGACGCGGCGAGGCCGGCGGCGAGACGGTCTCGGTGGAGTTGCGCGCGGTCAACGCCAAGTTCTGCGAGGTGAAAGCGCGCCTGCCGCGGGAGTTGGCCGCGCTCGAGCCTGAGCTGGTGAAGAGCATCAAGTCCCGGATCAGCCGGGGCGCAGTGGACGTCTTCGTGCGTCGGGAAACCACCGCAGCGCGCGGGCCCGCTCCGCGCGCGGACCTGGCGCTGGCCGCCGCCTATGCAAAGGCGTTTCGCGACCTGAAGGATTCACTCGGGTTGGCCGGCGAGCCCAGCGTGCAGGATCTCGCGGCGATGGACGGGGTGATCTCGCTCGGGGAGGCCGCGCCGGATCTGGAGTCCGCCGCTGCCGCGCTGCAGCACGGGCTCGCGGCAGCCATCGAGGCGCTCGACGTGATGCGCCGGCGCGAAGGGGAAGCGCTGGCGCGGGATCTCTCCGCGCGGCTCGACAACGTCGAGAAGGGTGCGCGCGAGGTGTCCCGGCTCGCCCCGCTCCAGATCCAGGCGGTCCGCGAACGCCTGTCGACGCGCATCGCCGAGTTGACGCAAGGCGTCCCGCTCGATCCGGCGCGGCTGGCCCAGGAAGTGGCGCTGTTCGCCGACCGCACCGACGTGGCCGAGGAGCTGACGCGCCTTGGCAGCCACATCAGCCAGGCGCGGGGGCTCATCCGGTCGGAAGCGCCGGCAGGGCGGAAGCTGGAGTTCCTGGTCCAGGAGCTGAACCGGGAGATCAACACCATCGGCTCCAAGTCGCAGCAGGCGGCGATCGCGGCCGTCGTGGTGGAGCTGAAGTCGGAGCTCGAGCGGGTCCGCGAACAGGTCCAGAACGTCGAATGA
- a CDS encoding guanylate kinase, translated as MTPLLLILSAPSGTGKTTLARRLVAAHPGAVFSVSYTTRPPRGDEKDAVDYHFVGKDRFQKMIAEGAFVEWAHVHGHDYGTPRTSIAAAKGLVVFDIDVQGGQNIKKQHPEAVRALILPPSLAELERRLRARSTDDEAAVRRRLHAARVEIGLAISAGYEYWVVNEDLERAYQDLEAIVRAEECRAGRRPLAADLTR; from the coding sequence ATGACGCCTCTGCTGCTCATCCTCAGCGCGCCATCGGGGACGGGGAAGACGACGCTCGCGCGCCGGCTGGTGGCGGCGCATCCAGGAGCCGTGTTTTCGGTCAGCTACACGACGCGGCCGCCGCGCGGGGACGAGAAGGACGCGGTCGATTACCACTTCGTCGGCAAAGACCGCTTCCAGAAGATGATCGCCGAGGGCGCGTTCGTGGAATGGGCGCATGTTCACGGCCACGACTACGGTACGCCGCGGACGTCCATCGCCGCGGCCAAGGGCCTGGTCGTGTTCGACATCGACGTGCAAGGGGGCCAGAACATCAAGAAGCAGCATCCCGAGGCGGTGCGGGCACTGATCCTTCCGCCAAGCCTCGCGGAACTGGAGCGCAGGCTGCGCGCCCGCTCGACCGACGATGAGGCCGCAGTGCGGCGCAGGCTGCACGCTGCGCGCGTCGAGATCGGTCTCGCCATCTCCGCCGGATACGAATACTGGGTCGTGAACGAGGACCTGGAGCGCGCGTACCAGGATCTGGAAGCCATCGTACGCGCGGAGGAGTGCCGGGCCGGAAGGCGGCCGCTGGCGGCCGATTTGACGCGTTGA
- a CDS encoding alpha/beta fold hydrolase: MLALLAVALAVSEGDFVVREFHFASGETLPELRLHYRTLGTPGSPAVLVLHGTTGSGAQFLGDSFAGALFGPGQLLDAAKHFIILPDGIGHGGSSKPSDALRARFPHYGYADMVEAQRRLLVEKLGVSHLRLIVGTSMGCMHSWLWAETQPKFMDAALALACLPVQIAGRNRVLRKLAADAIRQDPAWNGGEYRQQPLAGLRGALEVLFFMGSAAVPLQSQAASRDAADRFADEWMAKRLATTDANDFLYAFEASRDYDPSAGLERIDTAVTAINSADDEVNPPELGILEREIRRVRRGKAIVLPIGPQTRGHGTHTNAAAWKDHLAELLQRSGQRP; this comes from the coding sequence ATGCTTGCGTTGCTGGCGGTGGCACTCGCGGTCAGCGAGGGTGACTTCGTCGTGCGGGAGTTCCACTTCGCCTCTGGAGAGACGCTCCCGGAGCTGCGGCTACACTACCGCACCCTGGGGACGCCGGGCTCGCCGGCGGTGCTCGTCCTGCACGGGACGACCGGCAGCGGCGCCCAGTTCCTCGGAGACTCCTTCGCCGGCGCGCTCTTCGGGCCCGGCCAACTGCTGGACGCGGCAAAGCACTTCATCATCCTTCCGGATGGTATCGGCCACGGAGGGTCGTCGAAGCCGAGCGACGCGCTGCGCGCGCGCTTTCCACACTACGGCTATGCCGACATGGTGGAGGCGCAGCGCCGCCTGCTGGTGGAGAAGCTGGGCGTCAGCCATCTGCGGCTGATCGTCGGCACGTCGATGGGCTGCATGCATTCGTGGCTCTGGGCGGAAACCCAGCCGAAGTTCATGGACGCTGCGCTCGCGCTGGCGTGCCTGCCGGTGCAGATCGCCGGGCGCAATCGCGTGCTGCGGAAGCTGGCGGCGGACGCGATCCGGCAGGATCCCGCCTGGAACGGCGGCGAGTATCGGCAGCAGCCGCTGGCGGGCCTGCGCGGCGCCCTCGAGGTCCTCTTCTTCATGGGAAGCGCTGCGGTTCCGCTCCAGTCGCAGGCTGCTTCGCGCGACGCGGCGGACAGATTCGCCGACGAATGGATGGCGAAGCGGCTGGCGACCACCGACGCAAACGACTTCCTCTACGCCTTCGAAGCGTCGCGCGATTACGACCCGTCGGCGGGCCTGGAAAGGATCGATACGGCGGTGACGGCCATCAACTCGGCCGACGACGAGGTGAATCCACCGGAGCTGGGCATCCTGGAGCGGGAGATCCGGCGCGTGCGTCGAGGCAAGGCGATCGTGTTGCCGATCGGGCCGCAGACCCGGGGCCACGGCACGCACACCAACGCGGCTGCCTGGAAGGACCATCTCGCCGAGCTGCTCCAGCGCTCGGGGCAGCGACCTTAG
- the mutL gene encoding DNA mismatch repair endonuclease MutL, with the protein MPRIHLLDANLANQIAAGEVIERPAAVVKELVENALDAGASRIEVDLQDGGRRLIRVRDDGSGMGREDAALSLQRHATSKLRSKDDLFAIASYGFRGEALPSMAAVSRFSLLTCEPGALRGTRIEVDGGSDPSVSDAGAPAGTTVEVRDLFWNVPARRKFLKKAPAEQAQCVDAVLRLALPRPAVTFFVREGDRGLAQLYAGADVLAARAEEALGREVRDRLVPFTGQARTIRAQGLAVSPAVEYGSARNVWLFVNGRAVRDRSLTHAVLRAYGELMPHGRYPGAIVFLEVPPAEVDVNVHPAKAEVRLADAKAAWEAIYEGLTGILARGDWMPRRQGTAAAIAPARVYPLGHPADRVAEAMERYGARMPATWWMPPSQAAAPVAGGERHPELVTRPRYFGGLRYLGQLHRTYLVCEGPQGLVLIDQHAAHERMNYQRLRGGAARAALQPLLVPQVVELTASAAARVAEAVEMLASIGVELEPFGGTSAVVKTLPPPLAKLDETALGALLTDLADELAARGRGDSLERLRDALLARAACHGSVRAHDALTAPEAQALLDALDETDYGARCAHGRPVVAEWTEAEIERRFGRDYASHAHAAPPEAV; encoded by the coding sequence GTGCCGCGCATCCACCTGCTCGATGCCAACCTCGCGAACCAGATCGCCGCCGGCGAGGTGATCGAGCGTCCGGCGGCAGTCGTAAAGGAACTGGTGGAGAATGCACTCGATGCGGGCGCCAGCCGGATCGAGGTCGACCTCCAGGATGGCGGGCGGCGCCTGATCCGGGTGCGCGACGACGGCTCCGGGATGGGCCGCGAAGACGCCGCCTTGAGCCTGCAACGCCACGCGACCAGCAAGCTGCGCAGCAAGGACGATCTGTTCGCCATCGCCAGCTACGGTTTTCGCGGGGAAGCGCTCCCGAGCATGGCCGCGGTGAGCCGGTTCTCGCTGCTCACTTGCGAGCCCGGCGCGCTGAGGGGAACTCGCATCGAGGTGGACGGCGGCTCGGATCCCAGCGTGTCCGACGCGGGCGCGCCCGCGGGGACCACGGTGGAAGTGAGGGACCTCTTCTGGAACGTGCCCGCGCGCCGCAAGTTCCTGAAGAAAGCGCCTGCGGAGCAGGCGCAGTGCGTCGACGCCGTCCTCCGGCTTGCCCTGCCCAGACCCGCCGTGACGTTTTTCGTCCGCGAGGGCGACCGCGGTCTCGCGCAGCTTTACGCCGGCGCCGATGTGCTCGCGGCGCGCGCGGAGGAGGCGCTCGGGCGCGAAGTGCGGGACCGGCTCGTTCCCTTCACCGGACAAGCGCGCACGATCCGGGCGCAGGGTCTCGCGGTCTCCCCCGCGGTCGAGTACGGCAGTGCGCGAAACGTCTGGCTGTTCGTGAACGGGCGCGCCGTCCGCGATCGCTCGCTGACCCACGCGGTGCTGCGGGCGTACGGCGAGCTGATGCCCCATGGCCGCTACCCTGGCGCCATCGTCTTTCTCGAGGTGCCGCCGGCGGAGGTGGACGTCAACGTCCATCCGGCGAAGGCAGAGGTGCGCCTCGCCGACGCGAAGGCGGCCTGGGAGGCGATCTACGAAGGGCTGACCGGAATCCTGGCGCGCGGTGACTGGATGCCGCGCCGCCAAGGCACCGCGGCGGCAATTGCGCCGGCGCGGGTCTACCCGTTGGGCCATCCGGCCGACCGCGTCGCCGAAGCGATGGAGCGGTACGGCGCCCGGATGCCGGCGACGTGGTGGATGCCTCCTTCGCAGGCGGCCGCGCCGGTAGCCGGAGGCGAGCGGCACCCCGAGCTCGTCACCCGGCCGCGGTACTTCGGCGGGCTCCGCTATCTGGGCCAGCTCCACCGCACCTACCTGGTCTGCGAGGGTCCGCAGGGGTTGGTGCTCATCGATCAGCACGCCGCGCACGAGCGGATGAATTACCAGCGCCTGCGCGGCGGAGCTGCAAGGGCTGCGCTGCAGCCGCTGCTCGTGCCGCAAGTGGTAGAGCTGACCGCGTCGGCAGCGGCCCGCGTCGCGGAAGCAGTCGAGATGCTCGCCTCGATCGGCGTCGAGCTGGAGCCCTTCGGCGGGACCAGTGCGGTGGTGAAGACGCTGCCGCCGCCGCTGGCGAAGCTGGACGAGACCGCGCTCGGCGCGCTTTTGACCGATCTCGCCGACGAGCTGGCTGCTCGGGGGCGCGGCGACTCGCTCGAGCGCCTGCGCGACGCGCTTCTCGCACGCGCCGCCTGCCACGGCAGCGTCCGCGCGCACGACGCCCTCACCGCTCCGGAAGCGCAGGCGCTGCTCGACGCGCTGGACGAGACGGATTACGGGGCGCGCTGCGCCCACGGCAGGCCGGTCGTGGCGGAATGGACGGAGGCAGAGATCGAGCGTCGCTTCGGGCGTGACTACGCCTCGCACGCACACGCGGCGCCGCCCGAAGCCGTCTGA
- a CDS encoding cysteine dioxygenase: protein MMGQKEPSMQVAVEGIVDTLRRVPPARFQPGEVCARLRGLLLDPATLQPYLHFSPRRYTRNLIYRDEIFELVALCWEPQTQSPIHNHSGQLCWLSIQRGALRLENFKSLDGPGPGEGIRLLPNGGIPRAPEGVLDLQQGENGIHRVSNPFDERAVSLHVYSRPYDTCIAYDPVARTAREMRLRYHSVGGELVGGPPEQMQ from the coding sequence ATGATGGGGCAAAAGGAGCCGTCCATGCAGGTTGCCGTCGAGGGAATCGTCGACACGCTCCGGCGGGTGCCGCCCGCCCGGTTCCAGCCCGGAGAGGTGTGCGCGCGCCTGCGCGGCCTTCTGCTCGATCCGGCCACGCTGCAGCCGTATCTGCATTTCTCGCCCCGCCGGTACACCCGCAACCTGATCTATCGCGACGAGATCTTCGAGCTCGTCGCCCTTTGCTGGGAGCCCCAGACCCAGAGCCCCATCCACAACCATTCCGGGCAGCTCTGCTGGCTTTCGATCCAGCGAGGCGCACTCCGGCTGGAGAACTTCAAGAGCCTCGACGGCCCCGGCCCGGGCGAGGGCATTCGCCTGCTGCCGAACGGCGGCATCCCTCGCGCGCCGGAAGGCGTCCTCGATCTCCAGCAGGGAGAGAACGGCATCCACCGCGTCTCCAACCCCTTCGACGAGCGCGCCGTCAGCCTGCACGTCTATTCCCGGCCGTATGACACCTGCATCGCGTACGATCCCGTGGCCCGCACCGCGCGCGAAATGCGCCTGCGGTACCACTCCGTCGGAGGCGAGCTCGTGGGCGGTCCGCCGGAGCAGATGCAGTGA
- a CDS encoding porin family protein, with protein sequence MNAHEMKMENRSNFCILPQMRLTLAALLAATSAAAAVPEKGEGSITLSGGARALVPGNSAYLTEQGATHRLVQPGGMVSFGYQYDEELHFKIELGYLTDRYRIAGGDLQVRSIPILLALDTALVKGRSFTFYGGGGIGYSLNTGSRAGVDNEANSTAGYVALGLRLQIAGALAAVIEERYTLASAQVDPQSKERLNVGGNLLSIGLMFHFLEPDDKGKPTAP encoded by the coding sequence ATGAATGCACACGAAATGAAAATGGAGAACAGGTCGAACTTCTGTATCTTACCGCAGATGCGTCTCACCCTGGCAGCGCTCCTGGCCGCCACGTCCGCCGCTGCCGCGGTCCCGGAGAAAGGCGAAGGGAGCATCACCCTGTCCGGCGGCGCCCGCGCGCTCGTTCCGGGCAACTCCGCGTACCTGACCGAGCAGGGCGCTACGCACAGGCTGGTGCAGCCCGGCGGGATGGTCTCCTTCGGGTACCAGTACGACGAAGAGCTGCACTTCAAGATCGAGCTCGGATACCTCACCGACCGCTACCGCATCGCCGGTGGCGACCTCCAGGTCCGGAGCATTCCTATCCTGCTCGCGCTGGATACTGCCCTGGTGAAGGGCCGGAGCTTCACGTTCTACGGGGGCGGCGGCATCGGGTACTCGCTGAACACCGGTTCGCGCGCCGGCGTCGACAACGAGGCGAACTCGACAGCCGGATACGTCGCCCTCGGACTGCGCCTGCAGATCGCCGGCGCGCTCGCGGCGGTGATCGAGGAAAGGTACACGCTGGCCAGCGCGCAGGTCGATCCCCAGAGCAAGGAGCGCCTCAACGTCGGCGGCAACCTCCTCTCGATCGGCCTGATGTTCCATTTCCTCGAGCCGGATGACAAAGGAAAGCCGACCGCCCCATAG
- a CDS encoding tetratricopeptide repeat protein produces MTDETSSTRSVPPHVESAGRDGDLSTLRKELIEARNLVIKTDNLLKNLHAELKQMGRKHEEQEKRHWMTSVTAYIGFAVIAGAGAIAYANAEVRTARSDAQANEARAAALQKDAERIKAADQTRREASDKALRVYELLASEKEGAGLNQAMTQAMHLDRGQMSALEARAIDDRAAGMKRQLAEAARSSGESAFRRQDWKAASQDLGRYVELEPKVNDGMIWYHLGSARIQTKEYQGALHPLEAFLKSTGGTKTAQYAGLLLGQAYEEVGNGTRAREVYERALSLYPGSEFATQIRNRLRKLAAATAPLGTPPATAAAPKP; encoded by the coding sequence ATGACCGATGAGACCAGCTCTACCCGCAGCGTGCCCCCTCATGTGGAATCCGCCGGCCGCGACGGCGACCTCTCCACGCTGCGCAAGGAACTGATCGAGGCGCGAAACCTGGTCATCAAGACCGACAACCTGCTGAAGAACCTCCATGCCGAGCTCAAGCAGATGGGGCGCAAGCATGAAGAGCAGGAGAAGCGTCATTGGATGACCAGCGTCACTGCCTACATCGGCTTCGCCGTCATCGCCGGCGCCGGCGCCATCGCCTACGCGAACGCCGAAGTTCGCACCGCTCGCAGCGACGCGCAGGCCAACGAGGCGCGCGCCGCCGCGCTGCAGAAGGACGCGGAGAGGATCAAGGCCGCCGACCAGACGCGGCGCGAGGCGTCCGACAAGGCGCTCCGGGTCTACGAGCTCCTCGCCAGCGAGAAGGAAGGCGCCGGTCTCAACCAGGCGATGACGCAAGCCATGCACCTCGACCGCGGGCAGATGTCCGCCCTGGAGGCCCGGGCCATCGACGATCGCGCCGCGGGCATGAAGCGGCAGCTGGCAGAGGCCGCGCGCAGCTCGGGGGAGTCGGCCTTCCGGCGGCAGGACTGGAAAGCGGCTTCCCAGGACCTCGGGCGCTACGTCGAGCTCGAGCCCAAGGTGAACGACGGCATGATCTGGTACCACCTGGGCAGCGCGCGCATCCAGACCAAGGAGTACCAAGGCGCGCTCCACCCGCTGGAGGCGTTCCTCAAGAGCACCGGCGGTACCAAGACGGCGCAGTACGCGGGGTTGCTGCTCGGCCAGGCGTATGAGGAGGTCGGGAACGGGACCCGCGCCCGCGAAGTCTACGAGCGCGCGCTTTCACTCTATCCCGGCAGCGAGTTCGCCACGCAGATCCGGAACCGCCTGCGCAAGCTGGCGGCAGCGACCGCCCCACTCGGCACCCCGCCGGCCACGGCGGCGGCGCCCAAGCCGTAA